In Bombus fervidus isolate BK054 chromosome 11, iyBomFerv1, whole genome shotgun sequence, a single genomic region encodes these proteins:
- the Ttc30 gene encoding tetratricopeptide repeat domain 30 isoform X3 yields the protein MLSMFFSSCVLTTCSRPCLSLLAHCYFYTQDFIASAQCYEKLVQLCPNESIYKLYHAQSLHQACMYQEAWTICSNIINQSNLEFKVKKLQAAIKYGQEDVVAAKNLVDQCPMDDVDTEINLGCLLYKEEQYEQALKRFVNALQIVGFKPHLSYNVALCYFKLKEYAASLKHIADIIEQGIREHPELGVGMTTEGIEVRSVGNTLTLHETALTEAFNLKAAIEYQLQNYESAKEALTDMPPRSEEELDAVTLHNQALINMDTKPSEGFEKLQFLLQQNPFPPETFANLLLLYCKYQYYDLAADVLAENVHLTYKYLTSYLYDFLDALITQQTSPEEAYRKFDDLGNKHMEILRKATKRVQEARLNHDDSAVKKAVNDYEEALERYVPVLMAQAKIYWELGNYTQVEKIFRKSVEFCNEHDIWKLNVAHTLFMQENKFKEATGFYEPIVRKRYDNILDVSAIVLANLCVSYIMTSQNAEAEGLMKKIEKEEQVVSREDQDKKLFHLCIVNLVIGTLYCSKGNYEFGISRVMKSLEPYNKKLGTDTWFYAKRCFLSLLEQLAKQLVVLKDTTLQECIQFLEHCEVYGRDVVTVVEEPFDMQDMFSITPNGKQTVVYEARYLKALFLKLQMS from the exons ATGCTTTCAATGTTCTTTAGTTCTTGCGTTCTTACTACGTGT TCTAGGCCTTGTTTGTCTCTCCTTGCTCactgttatttttatacacaAGATTTCATAGCTTCTGCACaatgttatgaaaaattagttCAATTATGCCCTAATGAAAGTATATATAAGTTGTATCATGCTCAATCTTTACACCAAGCATGTATGTATCAAGAGGCTTGGACAATATGTTCCAATATCATTAATCAAAGCAATTTGGAATTTAAAGTAAAGAAACTACAGGCAGCAATAAAATATGGGCAAGAAGATGTTGTTGCTGCGAAAAATCTTGTAGATCAATGTCCAATGGATGATGTTGatacagaaattaatttaggATGTCTTCTATATAAG GAGGAACAGTATGAACAAGCTCTAAAAAGATTTGTAAATGCATTGCAAATTGTAGGTTTCAAGCCTCATTTATCGTACAATGTGGCactttgttattttaaattaaaagaatatgcTGCATCATTAAAACATATCG CTGATATTATAGAACAAGGAATAAGGGAACATCCAGAATTAGGAGTGGGTATGACAACAGAAGGTATAGAAGTACGCAGTGTTGGAAATACATTAACACTTCATGAAACAGCTTTAACAGAAGCATTTAACTTGAAAGCAGCCATAGAATATCAACTACAAAATT ATGAATCAGCAAAAGAAGCATTAACAGATATGCCTCCTAGATCTGAGGAAGAACTTGATGCTGTCACTTTGCATAATCAGGCTTTAATAAATATGGATACAAAGCCAAGTGAGGGATTTGAGAAACTTCAGTTTTTACTACAACAAAATCCATTTCCACCTGAAACTTTTGCAAacttattattgttatattgcAAATACCAATATTATGATCTAGCAGCAGATGTTCTTGCTGAAAATGTACACTTgacttataaatatttaacatca TATTTATATGATTTTCTGGATGCATTAATCACACAACAAACTTCACCAGAAGAAGCATATCGCAAATTTGACGATCTCGGTAACAAACATATGGAAATATTGCGGAAAGCAACAAAAAGAGTTCAGGAAGCACGATTAAATCATGACGATAGCGCTGTTAAAAAAGCTGTTAATGATTACGAGGAAGCTTTGGAAAGATATGTTCCAGTTTTAATGGCACAGGCTAAAATTTACTGGGAACTTGGAAATTATACGCAAGTCgaaaaaatttttagaaaaagcgTCGAATTTTGCAATGAACATGATATATGGAAATTAAATGTAGCTCACACCCTTTTTATGCAAGAAAATAAGTTTAAAGAAGCAACGGGATTTTATGAACCAATTGTTAGAAAAAGATATGATAAT ATTTTAGATGTGAGCGCTATAGTACTCGCTAATTTATGTGTAAGTTATATCATGACATCCCAAAATGCGGAAGCTGAAGGATTaatgaaaaagatagaaaaagaagagcaAGTTGTTTCACGAGAGGAtcaagataaaaaattatttcatttatgtaTTGTGAATTTGGTAATCGGAACTTTATATTGTTCAAAAGGAAATTACGAATTTGGTATATCTAGGGTAATGAAAAGTTTGGAACCTTACAATAAAAAGTTAGGAACAGATACTTGGTTTTACGCGAAGAGGTGTTTTCTGTCCCTTTTAGAACAGTTGGCTAAACAATTAGTAGTTTTAAAAGACACTACACTCCAGGAGTgtatacaatttttagaaCACTGTGAAG TTTACGGAAGGGATGTGGTAACAGTAGTAGAAGAGCCTTTTGATATGCAAGATATGTTTTCTATTACTCCAAATGGAAAGCAAACGGTTGTTTATGAAGCGCGATATTTGAAAGCcctatttttaaaattgcagatgtcttaa
- the LOC139992567 gene encoding 26S proteasome non-ATPase regulatory subunit 9, whose translation MVVDMELQEAKDYVLQLMKDKDKIESDLKALKEILDINHVGMDDPLVDCEGYPRNDIDVYQVRHVRHKIICLRNDHKTLMKKIEEGLHELHALAGDQTENSLATTTIVQDNAQLDPFLKVNLVSPGSPAEIAGIQVDDLILEFGSIDCRNFKSLKDIGTLVQNSRYKTVNIKIKRGSNIVALTLIPRPWIGNGLLGCNVIPIESVER comes from the exons ATGGTGGTCGACATGGAATTACAGGAAGCTAAGGATTACGTTCTTCAGCTTATGAAAGACAAAGATAAAATTGAATCGGATTTGAAGGCTTTAAAAGAAATCTTAGatatt AATCACGTTGGCATGGATGATCCTCTGGTGGACTGCGAGGGATATCCACGAAATGACATTGATGTTTACCAAGTGAGACATGTGAGACATAAGATAATAT GTCTCAGAAATGATCATAAAACATtgatgaagaaaatagaagaaggTTTGCATGAACTGCATGCCCTAGCAGGAGATCAAACAGAAAATTCTCTTGCAACTACAACTATTGTTCAAGATAATGCACAATTGGATCCTTTCTTGAAAGTGAATTTAGTATCCCCAGGTTCTCCAGCAGAAATAGcg GGAATCCAAGTTGATGATCTCATCTTAGAATTTGGTTCCATCGATTGTCGGAATTTTAAATCGTTAAAAGATATTGGAACTTTGGTACAAAATAGCAGATATAAGacagtaaatataaaaatcaaacgTGGATCTAATATTGTAGCCCTGACTTTAATTCCACGTCCTTGGATTGGTAATGGTCTTTTGGGTTGCAATGTAATACCTATAGAGTCAGTTGAAAGATAA
- the LOC139992562 gene encoding zinc finger CCHC domain-containing protein 17 isoform X1 codes for MTTCKLNQIFIGEIASVQNYGAFIRIPGCSFQGLIHKSQVSSAHIDNVREVLQKGERIWCKVIYIGDDGKIGLSMKYVNQGNGTDLDPNGIQLQRDVQKKKPIEKHDRRIIHLEAILNTTCMKCGTAGHLSKDCFMSPDGKRYELIPEIEEKQDVTQIQSDISKKDIRHKQKKLKKKKKAKKIKQDALDSDSDEKDIIKKKKKKYSKDQKKKRKKHESSCSDKNSNDNFSSHDVKAHKRKHSESSGKHTKKCKHSKIKYANE; via the exons ATGACTACTTGcaaattaaatcaaatatttattggaGAAATTGCATCTGTACAAAATTATGGAGCTTTTATCAGAATTCCAGGTTGTTCCTTCCAGGGACTGATACACAAATCACAg GTAAGCTCTGCTCATATCGATAATGTTAGAGAAGTTTTGCAAAAAGGAGAACGTATATGGTGTAAAGTTATTTATATTGGAGATGATGGCAAAATAGGACTATCTATGAAGTATGTAAATCAAGGAAATGGTACAGATTTAGATCCAAATGGAATACAGCTACAAAGAGATGTGCAAAAGAAAAAGCCTATAGAAAAACATGATCGTAGAATTATACACTTAGAAGCAATCCTTAACACTACATGTATGAAATGTGGAACTGCTGGTCATTTATCTAAAGACTGCTTTATGAGTCCTGATGGAAAAAGGTATGAATTGATCccagaaattgaagaaaaacaaGACGTTACACAAATACAAAGTGATATAAGTAAAAAAGACATAAGAcataaacaaaagaaattaaaaaagaaaaagaaagcaaaaaaaaTCAAACAGGATGCACTTGATAGTGATTCtgatgaaaaagatataattaaaaagaaaaagaagaaatattctaaagaccaaaagaagaaaaggaagaaacatgAGAGTTCTTGTAGTGATAAAAATTCTAACGATAATTTTTCTAGTCATGATGTGAAAGCTCATAAACGAAAGCATTCAGAAAGTTCAGGAAAACATACTAAAAAGTGTAAAcattcaaaaattaaatatgctAATGAATAA
- the LOC139992562 gene encoding zinc finger CCHC domain-containing protein 17 isoform X2: MTTCKLNQIFIGEIASVQNYGAFIRIPGCSFQGLIHKSQVSSAHIDNVREVLQKGERIWCKVIYIGDDGKIGLSMKYVNQGNGTDLDPNGIQLQRDVQKKKPIEKHDRRIIHLEAILNTTCMKCGTAGHLSKDCFMSPDGKRWKWILL; this comes from the exons ATGACTACTTGcaaattaaatcaaatatttattggaGAAATTGCATCTGTACAAAATTATGGAGCTTTTATCAGAATTCCAGGTTGTTCCTTCCAGGGACTGATACACAAATCACAg GTAAGCTCTGCTCATATCGATAATGTTAGAGAAGTTTTGCAAAAAGGAGAACGTATATGGTGTAAAGTTATTTATATTGGAGATGATGGCAAAATAGGACTATCTATGAAGTATGTAAATCAAGGAAATGGTACAGATTTAGATCCAAATGGAATACAGCTACAAAGAGATGTGCAAAAGAAAAAGCCTATAGAAAAACATGATCGTAGAATTATACACTTAGAAGCAATCCTTAACACTACATGTATGAAATGTGGAACTGCTGGTCATTTATCTAAAGACTGCTTTATGAGTCCTGATGGAAAAAG GTGGAAATGGATTTTGTTGTAG
- the Ttc30 gene encoding tetratricopeptide repeat domain 30 isoform X2, whose amino-acid sequence MLSMFFSSCVLTTCIKEQRYSETIKVLIILLDFYPISRPCLSLLAHCYFYTQDFIASAQCYEKLVQLCPNESIYKLYHAQSLHQACMYQEAWTICSNIINQSNLEFKVKKLQAAIKYGQEDVVAAKNLVDQCPMDDVDTEINLGCLLYKEEQYEQALKRFVNALQIVGFKPHLSYNVALCYFKLKEYAASLKHIADIIEQGIREHPELGVGMTTEGIEVRSVGNTLTLHETALTEAFNLKAAIEYQLQNYESAKEALTDMPPRSEEELDAVTLHNQALINMDTKPSEGFEKLQFLLQQNPFPPETFANLLLLYCKYQYYDLAADVLAENVHLTYKYLTSYLYDFLDALITQQTSPEEAYRKFDDLGNKHMEILRKATKRVQEARLNHDDSAVKKAVNDYEEALERYVPVLMAQAKIYWELGNYTQVEKIFRKSVEFCNEHDIWKLNVAHTLFMQENKFKEATGFYEPIVRKRYDNILDVSAIVLANLCVSYIMTSQNAEAEGLMKKIEKEEQVVSREDQDKKLFHLCIVNLVIGTLYCSKGNYEFGISRVMKSLEPYNKKLGTDTWFYAKRCFLSLLEQLAKQLVVLKDTTLQECIQFLEHCEVYGRDVVTVVEEPFDMQDMFSITPNGKQTVVYEARYLKALFLKLQMS is encoded by the exons ATGCTTTCAATGTTCTTTAGTTCTTGCGTTCTTACTACGTGT atTAAAGAGCAACGATATTCAGAAACAATAAAAGTTTTGATTATTCTTCTAGATTTTTATCccatt TCTAGGCCTTGTTTGTCTCTCCTTGCTCactgttatttttatacacaAGATTTCATAGCTTCTGCACaatgttatgaaaaattagttCAATTATGCCCTAATGAAAGTATATATAAGTTGTATCATGCTCAATCTTTACACCAAGCATGTATGTATCAAGAGGCTTGGACAATATGTTCCAATATCATTAATCAAAGCAATTTGGAATTTAAAGTAAAGAAACTACAGGCAGCAATAAAATATGGGCAAGAAGATGTTGTTGCTGCGAAAAATCTTGTAGATCAATGTCCAATGGATGATGTTGatacagaaattaatttaggATGTCTTCTATATAAG GAGGAACAGTATGAACAAGCTCTAAAAAGATTTGTAAATGCATTGCAAATTGTAGGTTTCAAGCCTCATTTATCGTACAATGTGGCactttgttattttaaattaaaagaatatgcTGCATCATTAAAACATATCG CTGATATTATAGAACAAGGAATAAGGGAACATCCAGAATTAGGAGTGGGTATGACAACAGAAGGTATAGAAGTACGCAGTGTTGGAAATACATTAACACTTCATGAAACAGCTTTAACAGAAGCATTTAACTTGAAAGCAGCCATAGAATATCAACTACAAAATT ATGAATCAGCAAAAGAAGCATTAACAGATATGCCTCCTAGATCTGAGGAAGAACTTGATGCTGTCACTTTGCATAATCAGGCTTTAATAAATATGGATACAAAGCCAAGTGAGGGATTTGAGAAACTTCAGTTTTTACTACAACAAAATCCATTTCCACCTGAAACTTTTGCAAacttattattgttatattgcAAATACCAATATTATGATCTAGCAGCAGATGTTCTTGCTGAAAATGTACACTTgacttataaatatttaacatca TATTTATATGATTTTCTGGATGCATTAATCACACAACAAACTTCACCAGAAGAAGCATATCGCAAATTTGACGATCTCGGTAACAAACATATGGAAATATTGCGGAAAGCAACAAAAAGAGTTCAGGAAGCACGATTAAATCATGACGATAGCGCTGTTAAAAAAGCTGTTAATGATTACGAGGAAGCTTTGGAAAGATATGTTCCAGTTTTAATGGCACAGGCTAAAATTTACTGGGAACTTGGAAATTATACGCAAGTCgaaaaaatttttagaaaaagcgTCGAATTTTGCAATGAACATGATATATGGAAATTAAATGTAGCTCACACCCTTTTTATGCAAGAAAATAAGTTTAAAGAAGCAACGGGATTTTATGAACCAATTGTTAGAAAAAGATATGATAAT ATTTTAGATGTGAGCGCTATAGTACTCGCTAATTTATGTGTAAGTTATATCATGACATCCCAAAATGCGGAAGCTGAAGGATTaatgaaaaagatagaaaaagaagagcaAGTTGTTTCACGAGAGGAtcaagataaaaaattatttcatttatgtaTTGTGAATTTGGTAATCGGAACTTTATATTGTTCAAAAGGAAATTACGAATTTGGTATATCTAGGGTAATGAAAAGTTTGGAACCTTACAATAAAAAGTTAGGAACAGATACTTGGTTTTACGCGAAGAGGTGTTTTCTGTCCCTTTTAGAACAGTTGGCTAAACAATTAGTAGTTTTAAAAGACACTACACTCCAGGAGTgtatacaatttttagaaCACTGTGAAG TTTACGGAAGGGATGTGGTAACAGTAGTAGAAGAGCCTTTTGATATGCAAGATATGTTTTCTATTACTCCAAATGGAAAGCAAACGGTTGTTTATGAAGCGCGATATTTGAAAGCcctatttttaaaattgcagatgtcttaa
- the Ttc30 gene encoding tetratricopeptide repeat domain 30 isoform X1 gives MTTFIPNVHIKDGEYTKAIYSMIKEQRYSETIKVLIILLDFYPISRPCLSLLAHCYFYTQDFIASAQCYEKLVQLCPNESIYKLYHAQSLHQACMYQEAWTICSNIINQSNLEFKVKKLQAAIKYGQEDVVAAKNLVDQCPMDDVDTEINLGCLLYKEEQYEQALKRFVNALQIVGFKPHLSYNVALCYFKLKEYAASLKHIADIIEQGIREHPELGVGMTTEGIEVRSVGNTLTLHETALTEAFNLKAAIEYQLQNYESAKEALTDMPPRSEEELDAVTLHNQALINMDTKPSEGFEKLQFLLQQNPFPPETFANLLLLYCKYQYYDLAADVLAENVHLTYKYLTSYLYDFLDALITQQTSPEEAYRKFDDLGNKHMEILRKATKRVQEARLNHDDSAVKKAVNDYEEALERYVPVLMAQAKIYWELGNYTQVEKIFRKSVEFCNEHDIWKLNVAHTLFMQENKFKEATGFYEPIVRKRYDNILDVSAIVLANLCVSYIMTSQNAEAEGLMKKIEKEEQVVSREDQDKKLFHLCIVNLVIGTLYCSKGNYEFGISRVMKSLEPYNKKLGTDTWFYAKRCFLSLLEQLAKQLVVLKDTTLQECIQFLEHCEVYGRDVVTVVEEPFDMQDMFSITPNGKQTVVYEARYLKALFLKLQMS, from the exons ATGACTACTTTTATACCAAATGTGCATATTAAAGATGGAGAATACACAAAAGCTATTTATTCAATG atTAAAGAGCAACGATATTCAGAAACAATAAAAGTTTTGATTATTCTTCTAGATTTTTATCccatt TCTAGGCCTTGTTTGTCTCTCCTTGCTCactgttatttttatacacaAGATTTCATAGCTTCTGCACaatgttatgaaaaattagttCAATTATGCCCTAATGAAAGTATATATAAGTTGTATCATGCTCAATCTTTACACCAAGCATGTATGTATCAAGAGGCTTGGACAATATGTTCCAATATCATTAATCAAAGCAATTTGGAATTTAAAGTAAAGAAACTACAGGCAGCAATAAAATATGGGCAAGAAGATGTTGTTGCTGCGAAAAATCTTGTAGATCAATGTCCAATGGATGATGTTGatacagaaattaatttaggATGTCTTCTATATAAG GAGGAACAGTATGAACAAGCTCTAAAAAGATTTGTAAATGCATTGCAAATTGTAGGTTTCAAGCCTCATTTATCGTACAATGTGGCactttgttattttaaattaaaagaatatgcTGCATCATTAAAACATATCG CTGATATTATAGAACAAGGAATAAGGGAACATCCAGAATTAGGAGTGGGTATGACAACAGAAGGTATAGAAGTACGCAGTGTTGGAAATACATTAACACTTCATGAAACAGCTTTAACAGAAGCATTTAACTTGAAAGCAGCCATAGAATATCAACTACAAAATT ATGAATCAGCAAAAGAAGCATTAACAGATATGCCTCCTAGATCTGAGGAAGAACTTGATGCTGTCACTTTGCATAATCAGGCTTTAATAAATATGGATACAAAGCCAAGTGAGGGATTTGAGAAACTTCAGTTTTTACTACAACAAAATCCATTTCCACCTGAAACTTTTGCAAacttattattgttatattgcAAATACCAATATTATGATCTAGCAGCAGATGTTCTTGCTGAAAATGTACACTTgacttataaatatttaacatca TATTTATATGATTTTCTGGATGCATTAATCACACAACAAACTTCACCAGAAGAAGCATATCGCAAATTTGACGATCTCGGTAACAAACATATGGAAATATTGCGGAAAGCAACAAAAAGAGTTCAGGAAGCACGATTAAATCATGACGATAGCGCTGTTAAAAAAGCTGTTAATGATTACGAGGAAGCTTTGGAAAGATATGTTCCAGTTTTAATGGCACAGGCTAAAATTTACTGGGAACTTGGAAATTATACGCAAGTCgaaaaaatttttagaaaaagcgTCGAATTTTGCAATGAACATGATATATGGAAATTAAATGTAGCTCACACCCTTTTTATGCAAGAAAATAAGTTTAAAGAAGCAACGGGATTTTATGAACCAATTGTTAGAAAAAGATATGATAAT ATTTTAGATGTGAGCGCTATAGTACTCGCTAATTTATGTGTAAGTTATATCATGACATCCCAAAATGCGGAAGCTGAAGGATTaatgaaaaagatagaaaaagaagagcaAGTTGTTTCACGAGAGGAtcaagataaaaaattatttcatttatgtaTTGTGAATTTGGTAATCGGAACTTTATATTGTTCAAAAGGAAATTACGAATTTGGTATATCTAGGGTAATGAAAAGTTTGGAACCTTACAATAAAAAGTTAGGAACAGATACTTGGTTTTACGCGAAGAGGTGTTTTCTGTCCCTTTTAGAACAGTTGGCTAAACAATTAGTAGTTTTAAAAGACACTACACTCCAGGAGTgtatacaatttttagaaCACTGTGAAG TTTACGGAAGGGATGTGGTAACAGTAGTAGAAGAGCCTTTTGATATGCAAGATATGTTTTCTATTACTCCAAATGGAAAGCAAACGGTTGTTTATGAAGCGCGATATTTGAAAGCcctatttttaaaattgcagatgtcttaa